From the genome of Pseudomonas sp. gcc21, one region includes:
- a CDS encoding solute carrier family 23 protein has translation MQLFKRADGAEQPFWACGPFKIRLPFIHYRWETAEMMQALIMFVVSLGMIPLLEKYLGLPYDVALAYVVVCGIGFLLPALLGVPMVPGWITPAIPVVLLFLSDFEPGPEAIQALFALQFLVFLIFLILGVTRLGSVMVRIVPNSMKGGIIIGAGIAALMGEISSGGRLANTPISLVLGSLICLYLMFSVSFKGLTERLPMMRKIVNYGMVPGMLVAIIVGIAVGEYKMPDVRWGITQPAFGEIWNYLPFNVGFPDPQIFLYAVPTAVIAYIIAFGDIIVGQSLMQRADELRPDEVIENNIDRAHIVTAIRNGLHAFFAPYPGLAGPIWTAVAATMAERYKYGRKAMDSIYSGAGTFWITGFLALFMLPLVSFFQPVLPIALSLTLILTGYICLMVGFEQLNNNTERGVAGTMGVVLAVYGAGWGLAAGAVLYLLVERTHILRFRSVRDSDTEAGSSELADEAGPVNETP, from the coding sequence ATGCAACTCTTCAAGCGCGCCGACGGTGCCGAGCAACCTTTCTGGGCCTGCGGCCCCTTCAAGATCCGTTTGCCCTTCATCCATTACCGGTGGGAAACCGCCGAAATGATGCAGGCGCTGATCATGTTCGTGGTCAGCCTGGGCATGATCCCCTTGCTGGAAAAATATCTCGGATTGCCCTATGACGTGGCGCTCGCCTATGTAGTGGTATGCGGTATCGGATTCCTGCTGCCGGCGCTGCTTGGCGTACCCATGGTGCCCGGATGGATCACGCCTGCTATTCCTGTCGTACTGTTGTTTCTCAGCGATTTCGAACCCGGTCCCGAGGCTATCCAGGCGCTGTTCGCACTGCAGTTTCTGGTGTTCCTGATCTTCCTGATACTGGGGGTGACCCGCCTCGGCAGTGTGATGGTGCGTATCGTTCCAAACTCGATGAAAGGCGGCATCATCATCGGCGCGGGTATCGCCGCCTTGATGGGCGAGATCTCCAGTGGCGGCCGCCTGGCCAACACACCGATTTCACTCGTGCTGGGCAGCCTGATCTGCCTGTATCTGATGTTCTCGGTATCCTTCAAGGGCCTCACTGAACGCCTGCCGATGATGCGCAAGATCGTCAACTACGGCATGGTGCCCGGCATGCTGGTAGCCATTATCGTTGGCATCGCGGTGGGCGAATACAAGATGCCCGACGTGCGTTGGGGCATCACCCAGCCGGCGTTTGGCGAAATCTGGAACTACCTGCCGTTCAATGTCGGCTTTCCGGATCCGCAGATCTTCCTGTACGCCGTACCCACCGCCGTTATCGCCTACATCATTGCCTTTGGCGACATCATCGTCGGCCAGTCATTGATGCAGCGCGCTGACGAATTACGCCCGGATGAAGTGATCGAGAACAACATTGATCGCGCGCACATCGTCACCGCCATCCGCAACGGATTGCATGCCTTTTTCGCGCCCTACCCCGGTCTTGCCGGACCGATCTGGACCGCTGTCGCAGCGACCATGGCGGAGCGTTACAAGTATGGCCGCAAGGCGATGGATTCCATCTACAGCGGCGCTGGCACCTTCTGGATTACCGGCTTTCTCGCGCTGTTCATGCTGCCGCTGGTGAGCTTCTTTCAGCCAGTACTGCCCATCGCGCTGTCGCTGACGCTGATTCTCACGGGCTATATCTGTCTGATGGTTGGCTTTGAACAGCTGAACAACAATACCGAACGCGGCGTTGCCGGCACCATGGGTGTGGTATTGGCTGTGTATGGCGCGGGCTGGGGCCTGGCGGCAGGCGCGGTGCTGTATCTGCTGGTGGAACGGACCCATATCCTGCGCTTTCGCAGTGTCCGCGATAGCGACACCGAAGCGGGTTCCAGCGAGCTCGCCGACGAGGCCGGACCGGTCAACGAAACTCCATGA
- a CDS encoding MBL fold metallo-hydrolase, with amino-acid sequence MRTFTTLEGNSQRLDGGAMFGNAPKALWSRWVETDEANRIRLSCRAMLVQEDGRNILVETGIGAFFEPRLKERYGVVETGHVLLESLATAGLRHEDIDVVVLTHMHFDHAGGLLSEWEAGKPLQLLFPNATFVTGQRHWNRAKRPHPRDQASFIPELLTMMEDSGRLELINDGEQSRTLAPAWRFRFSDGHTPGLMIPEFDMPGGPVVFPGDLIPGAPWVHLPITMGYDRFPEGLIEEKEALLDYLVAAKGRLVFTHDPQVAVARVARDETSGKYRVCQQLDAAKRLSE; translated from the coding sequence ATGCGCACTTTTACAACCCTTGAAGGTAACAGCCAGAGACTGGATGGCGGCGCCATGTTCGGCAACGCACCCAAAGCGCTCTGGTCACGCTGGGTAGAGACCGACGAGGCCAACCGCATTCGCCTGAGCTGCCGTGCCATGCTGGTGCAGGAAGACGGCCGCAACATTCTGGTCGAAACCGGCATCGGCGCGTTTTTCGAGCCCCGACTCAAGGAGCGCTACGGCGTTGTGGAAACCGGCCACGTGCTGCTCGAAAGCCTCGCCACAGCAGGCTTGCGGCATGAGGATATTGACGTCGTAGTGCTGACTCACATGCATTTCGACCACGCCGGCGGGCTGCTTTCGGAGTGGGAAGCTGGCAAGCCGCTGCAACTGCTGTTTCCCAACGCGACCTTCGTTACCGGGCAGCGCCACTGGAACCGTGCCAAACGGCCGCATCCGCGCGACCAGGCATCGTTCATCCCTGAGCTGCTGACCATGATGGAGGACAGCGGCCGGCTGGAGCTGATCAACGACGGTGAGCAATCCCGAACGCTCGCGCCGGCCTGGCGTTTCCGTTTCAGCGACGGCCATACGCCCGGCCTGATGATTCCGGAATTTGACATGCCGGGCGGCCCGGTGGTCTTCCCGGGTGACCTGATACCCGGCGCGCCCTGGGTACATCTGCCTATTACCATGGGCTACGACCGGTTCCCCGAAGGTTTGATCGAAGAAAAGGAAGCCTTGCTCGACTATCTGGTTGCCGCAAAAGGCCGGCTGGTTTTTACCCACGACCCGCAGGTGGCAGTGGCCCGCGTGGCGAGGGATGAAACAAGCGGCAAGTACCGGGTGTGTCAGCAGCTGGACGCTGCCAAAAGGTTGAGTGAGTGA
- a CDS encoding CoA-acylating methylmalonate-semialdehyde dehydrogenase codes for MTTQNVPTVKLLINGEFIESKSDQWRDVINPATQEVLARVPFATPEEINAAVASSREAFKTWRKTPIGARARIFLKYQQLIRENMKELAAILTSEQGKTLADAEGDVFRGLEVVEHAAAIGNLQLGELANNVASDVDTYTLLQPLGVCAGITPFNFPAMIPLWMFPMAIATGNTFVLKPSEQDPMVTMRLVELALEAGIPAGVLNVIHGGADAVNALCDHPDIKALSFVGSTHVGTHVYNRASQAGKRVQCMMGAKNHAVVMPDANKEQTLNNLVGAAFGAAGQRCMAVPVIILVGESRNWLPELARKAQTLKVNAGVEPGTDVGPVISTAALERINGLIQKGVDQGAELVLDGRNPTVQGYEDGNFVGPTILAGVKPGMAVYDEEIFGPVLNVMQADSLDEAIEIVNANPNGNGTAIFTRSGGIARRFQEDIDVGQVGINVPIPVPVPLFSFSGSRGSKLGDLGPYGKQVITFYTQTKTVTARWFDDDEQAAAVNTTITLK; via the coding sequence ATGACCACCCAGAACGTCCCTACCGTGAAGCTGCTGATTAACGGCGAATTCATCGAATCGAAATCCGACCAGTGGCGCGACGTGATCAATCCGGCGACACAGGAAGTGCTGGCCCGTGTGCCCTTTGCCACCCCGGAGGAAATCAACGCCGCTGTCGCCAGCTCCCGGGAAGCGTTCAAGACCTGGCGCAAGACGCCCATCGGTGCCCGGGCGCGGATCTTCCTCAAGTATCAGCAACTGATCCGCGAGAACATGAAGGAGCTGGCGGCTATTCTGACCTCGGAGCAAGGCAAGACGCTGGCCGACGCCGAAGGCGATGTGTTCCGTGGCCTGGAAGTGGTCGAACATGCCGCCGCTATCGGAAATCTGCAGCTGGGCGAGCTGGCAAATAACGTCGCCTCCGACGTGGATACCTACACCCTGCTGCAACCGTTGGGCGTGTGCGCCGGCATTACTCCATTCAACTTCCCGGCGATGATTCCTCTCTGGATGTTCCCGATGGCGATTGCTACCGGCAACACCTTTGTCCTCAAACCGTCCGAGCAGGACCCGATGGTCACCATGCGTCTGGTCGAGCTGGCATTGGAAGCCGGCATACCGGCCGGGGTACTGAACGTGATCCATGGCGGTGCCGACGCGGTCAACGCGCTATGTGATCACCCGGATATCAAGGCTCTATCCTTTGTTGGCTCCACGCATGTCGGCACCCACGTGTATAACCGCGCCAGCCAGGCCGGCAAGCGCGTGCAGTGCATGATGGGCGCGAAGAACCACGCCGTGGTCATGCCGGACGCCAACAAGGAACAGACGTTGAACAACCTGGTCGGTGCTGCCTTCGGCGCCGCTGGCCAGCGCTGTATGGCCGTACCGGTGATCATTCTGGTGGGTGAATCCCGTAACTGGCTGCCCGAACTGGCGCGCAAGGCGCAAACACTCAAGGTAAATGCCGGTGTTGAACCGGGCACCGATGTCGGCCCGGTCATCTCGACCGCCGCACTGGAGCGTATCAATGGTCTGATTCAGAAAGGCGTGGATCAGGGCGCTGAGCTGGTGCTGGACGGACGCAACCCCACAGTGCAGGGCTATGAAGATGGCAACTTCGTGGGCCCGACCATTCTCGCCGGTGTGAAGCCGGGCATGGCGGTGTACGACGAGGAGATCTTCGGGCCAGTACTTAACGTGATGCAGGCGGACAGCCTGGACGAGGCCATCGAAATCGTCAACGCCAATCCCAATGGTAACGGCACCGCGATCTTTACCCGTTCAGGCGGCATTGCCCGGCGCTTTCAGGAAGATATCGACGTGGGCCAGGTCGGCATCAACGTGCCGATCCCGGTGCCTGTGCCGCTGTTCTCCTTCAGCGGTTCACGCGGCTCCAAGCTGGGTGATCTAGGTCCTTACGGCAAACAGGTGATCACGTTCTACACCCAGACCAAGACCGTTACCGCACGCTGGTTCGATGATGACGAGCAGGCCGCTGCGGTCAACACCACCATCACCCTCAAATGA
- a CDS encoding LysR family transcriptional regulator, which yields MDWDNLRFFLELSRAGRLTTAARRLGVDHTTVSRRVQTLEKSLGVALFIRDTTGYVLTEAGRSLLPQVEQMEGASVRIEQALPNPGESLSGQVRIGATEGYGTLILGGQLSELSQRHPHLHLDLLALPRAVRLSRHEADIVITLERPERGPFIITKLTDYVLRLYAGKDYLRKHGPIRNRDDLSKHRFVSYVDDLVFSKELLFLDEIAGSGAVGLRSTSLLAQQEAIAAGAGLGILPAFSADSDPRLQVAMPEQIRFIRTFWMLMPIELKDIARMRVTWDFLKQAAEQDQARLHGKTGMPDAGGS from the coding sequence ATGGACTGGGATAACCTGCGTTTCTTCCTCGAATTGAGCCGAGCTGGCCGCCTGACTACCGCGGCGCGGCGTCTCGGGGTCGATCACACCACCGTTTCCCGGCGCGTCCAGACGCTGGAGAAGAGCCTCGGCGTAGCGCTTTTCATCAGAGACACAACTGGCTATGTATTGACCGAGGCCGGCCGCAGCTTGCTGCCGCAAGTGGAGCAGATGGAAGGGGCGAGCGTGCGCATCGAGCAGGCGCTGCCCAACCCCGGCGAAAGCCTTTCGGGACAGGTGCGCATCGGTGCTACTGAAGGCTACGGAACGCTGATACTGGGCGGCCAACTCAGTGAACTGAGCCAGCGCCATCCGCATCTGCATCTCGATTTACTGGCGCTGCCCCGGGCCGTTCGCTTGTCACGGCACGAGGCGGACATCGTCATCACCCTGGAGCGGCCCGAGCGGGGCCCCTTCATCATCACCAAGCTGACTGATTACGTGCTGCGGTTGTATGCGGGCAAGGACTATCTGAGAAAGCATGGCCCGATCCGCAATCGTGACGACCTGAGCAAGCATCGCTTCGTCAGCTATGTGGATGATCTGGTGTTCAGCAAGGAGCTGCTGTTTCTCGACGAAATCGCGGGTTCGGGCGCGGTGGGACTACGCAGCACTAGCCTGTTGGCGCAACAGGAAGCCATAGCCGCTGGCGCTGGCCTGGGAATTCTCCCGGCTTTTTCGGCAGATTCAGACCCGCGCTTGCAAGTAGCGATGCCCGAGCAGATCCGGTTTATCAGGACCTTCTGGATGCTGATGCCTATCGAGTTGAAGGATATTGCACGGATGCGCGTGACCTGGGATTTTCTGAAGCAGGCCGCAGAACAGGATCAGGCCCGGTTGCATGGCAAAACGGGCATGCCTGACGCCGGCGGATCCTGA